A stretch of Kryptolebias marmoratus isolate JLee-2015 linkage group LG24, ASM164957v2, whole genome shotgun sequence DNA encodes these proteins:
- the klhl30 gene encoding kelch-like protein 30 has product MVRNVDDLDFCLSSHPQTILEGLRSLCSHPKLVDVTLSAGGRDFPCHRGVLALCSTYFRSMFSGDFVESIAARVELHDVDPDILSCLLDFAYTGKLTINQSNVEGLICTSSQLQFQTVRAVCSRYLQHQIDATNCLGILEFGEIHGCPEVVAKAWAFLLENFEAVQQGEEFLLLEKDRLVACLSDERLQIRSECTRVEAILKWVEHQKESRLCHLPELLSLSHLSLLSLNYLADNLLKDSVVLASPSCREAIEKIHREKIDLAPEYSDRLNSQSPQPNLQEVLFVMGGRSLDDSGDEDDSDEDEDRDPRLQRPPSRNCAFFNTKTKKWHQLPNFPNLDKWGYSMVSLNNDVYVTGGSRGANTNTWSTTETWKYITREGSWVTVAPMLRPRTNHTTATLNGEIYVIGGTTSDRVEVEHYDPYNNTWTLTCPALKYVTNFTATACHRKLYVIGSCAVKYNALTMQCYNPVIDNWINIWSPFIPKYLSSPRSVCVDGNIYLVADNTKKVYSYDPEANMWQKVQPLHMLHENGGLVTVDGKLFVTGGHWKGMEGDYGVEVEVYNRATNTWEVECFLPRLWFYSGVSTIFLDPSQWPELLPSNAT; this is encoded by the exons ATGGTGCGGAATGTGGACGACCTGGACTTCTGCCTGTCCTCCCATCCTCAGACTATCTTGGAAGGCTTGCGTTCTCTCTGCTCTCACCCCAAACTCGTGGATGTCACTCTGAGCGCAGGCGGCAGGGATTTTCCTTGTCACAGAGGAGTGTTGGCACTCTGCAGCACGTACTTCCGCTCTATGTTCTCAGGGGATTTTGTGGAGAGCATAGCTGCACGTGTGGAGCTCCATGATGTTGATCCTGACATTCTCAGCTGCTTGCTTGACTTTGCCTACACGGGCAAACTGACGATCAACCAGAGCAACGTGGAGGGCCTGATCTGCACCTCCAGCCAGCTGCAGTTCCAGACAGTGCGGGCGGTGTGCAGCCGATACCTGCAGCACCAGATTGATGCAACAAACTGCCTGGGGATCCTGGAGTTTGGGGAGATCCATGGCTGCCCTGAAGTGGTGGCCAAAGCCTGGGCCTTCCTCCTGGAGAACTTTGAGGCTGTCCAACAAGGTGAGGAGTTTCTGTTACTGGAAAAAGACAGGCTGGTCGCCTGCTTGTCTGACGAAAGACTACAAATCCGCTCAGAGTGCACACGTGTGGAAGCCATTCTGAAATGGGTGGAGCATCAAAAAGAGTCTCGACTGTGCCACCTTCCTGAACTCCTCAGCTTGTCACATCTGTCTCTACTCAGTCTGAACTACCTGGCTGACAACCTGCTGAAGGACAGTGTGGTGCTGGCCTCTCCCAGCTGCAGGGAGGCCATTGAAAAAATTCACAGAGAG AAAATAGATTTGGCACCAGAATATTCGGACAGACTGAACTCTCAGAGTCCACAACCGAACCTGCAAGAAGTGCTGTTTGTGATGGGAGGTCGGTCACTGGATGATTCCGGTGATGAAGATGACTCGGATGAGGATGAAGACAGAGACCCAAGACTTCAGAGACCACCCTCAAGGAACTGTGCCTTCTTCAACACAAAGACTA aaaagtGGCATCAGCTGCCCAACTTTCCCAATCTTGACAAGTGGGGCTACTCTATGGTGTCACTAAACAATGATGTATATGTTACAG GAGGCTCACGAGGTGCAAATACCAACACCTGGTCAACCACAGAAACCTGGAAGTACATCACAAGAGAGGGCAGCTGGGTTACTGTGGCGCCCATGCTCCGGCCTCGGACTAACCACACAACAGCAACCCTCAACGGAGAGATTTACGTCATTGgag GTACAACATCAGACAGAGTGGAGGTTGAGCATTATGATCCCTATAATAACACCTGGACATTGACGTGTCCTGCATTAAAATATGTGACGAACTTTACGGCCACAGCTTGTCATAGGAAGCTCTATGTGATTGGATCTTGTGCAGTGAAGTATAATGCACTGACCATGCAGTGCTACAACCCTGTCATAG ATAACTGGATCAATATATGGTCACCCTTCATCCCTAAGTATTTGTCGTCTCCTCGTTCGGTCTGTGTGGATGGAAATATATACCTTGTGGCTGACAACACTAAGAAAGTCTATTCATATGATCCAGAGGCAAATATGTGGCAGAAG gTCCAACCTCTTCACATGCTCCATGAGAATGGTGGCTTAGTAACCGTGGATGGAAAGCTGTTTGTCACTGGCGGCCATTGGAAAGGAATGGAGGGGGACTATGGAGTGGAAGTGGAGGTTTACAATCGAGCAACAAACACTTGGGAGGTAGAATGCTTCCTTCCAAGACTATGGTTCTACAGCGGAGTCAGCACTATCTTCTTAGATCCATCCCAGTGGCCCGAGCTTTTGCCTAGCAATGCAACATAA